GATGTGTAATACAACTTTccatccaacaacagcagaaaatatatttttaagcattcATTAAGATAGGTCATATTCTGAGCtaaaaaacaatcctgaaaatGTATGAAGCGAAAGTGGAAagtcctaaaaagaaaaatgaaaaaatccacCATCATAGTGAGAGATTTTAACATGCCTTTGTTTATGACTAACAAAAgaggcagacaaaaaaaaaatcagaacatagATTTAAGCAAAACAATTAGTAATCTTGACTGAATGGACAGAACATTACATTTGACAACCATAGAATACgcactctttttaaaatttctaaataattcatggATCAAAACAGACATCataatagaaattagaaaatgttttgaactAAATGATCATGAAAACACtgcatatcaaaatttgtgggattgCTTACAGGGCAATTTTATAGCCTGAACTGTATATAGTAGGAAATAAGGATGTGAGGGCGATCTGGCTGAGACATCTGTCACCCCACTGATCACCGATGTTGATTTGGCTGATCTGGCTGGCGGGGCAggtgtccccttcctccctcactgctCCATGTACGTCCTTCTGGAAACTGCACGCTTGGTCAAAGAGGATGACCATCCACAATAGAGGAGGACTTCAGTCAAGGGTGTACAAGTAGCTGCCCTCGCCTGCTAGAACCTCCAGACAAGCTCTCAAGGAAATAAGGCAGACTGCAAATTCATTAGTTTGGCATACATCACAGGAAGTTAGAAAAAGGACAGCAAAATAACACCAATAGAGTAGAAGGTTAGAATGATTAAAAACAAGACCAGAAATTagtgaaacagaaaatgaacCTTCAATAGAGAAAACCAATATGGCAGAAGTTggttcttttcaaagaaccaactcaTAAAATGACAAGCCTCTAGCAATAGTAcccaaggaaaaagaaagaagtcgaAACAAACATTAGGAATAAAAATGGGCATCACTGCAGATGGTACAGATAAAAGACATTAAACAGATAAAAGAATATTGTAAAGAACTTTATGCcaagaaatttcaaattttaggTATGATGGACAAAATCCTGGAAAACATAAGTTGCCAAAATCATAATGAAGAAGTGAAAATCTGAATTATAAtccttaaagaaattaaatcagtaGTCAAAAAATTGACTGCTGAGTCTACTGCCACTCAGGATAAGGCCCTGGAGCGATTTAGCACCTGCCTGACTTCAGGCCGCCAGGTGGCAAGTGTCTGTCTGTACGTGCAACACCACAGCTCTCTCTTACCCAGGAATGTACCAGTCATCCAGGGTATCATCTCTCCTGTCAGTGACAACACAAATTAAACAAAATCTAGCCTCACAAAACTTCGCTGGTGAGTTctacaaaacactttttaaaaaatgttatttcaggctgggcacagtggcttatgcctgtaatcccagtactttgggaggccaagatgggtggatcacttgaggtcaggagttggggccagcctggctaacatggaaaaaccctgtctctactaaaaataaaaaattaaaattaaaaaatattgttcGGGCATGGTgtcgcatacctgtagtctcagctacttaggaggctgagacaggagaattgcttgaacctgggaggcagaggttgtagtgaactgcgattgccccactgctctccaggctgggtgacagagcaagactgtctcaaaaagaaagttatttcagTCCTAACACACAAAATCTCTTACAgcatagaaaaagagagaactcTCCAACACTTTTTATGAGGCTCAAAtaaccttgataccaaaacctgattAGGAcagtgagagaaaggaaaaattatagaCCTGTCTTACTACCtaaaaaacaaatcagcaaaGTGAACTCACCAATACACAAAAAAGCTAATATATCTTGGCCAAATCGGGTTTATCTGTGGAATGCAGTGTTAGTTTAAGATTAGAAAATTAATCAATGCAATTTACCATATTAACtgagtaaaggaaaaaaaatcacacaagcaagagttacagaaaaaaattattaaaattcaacatttatgGCAGGCACTCAAACTAGGACTAACAGGGAATGTCTCAAAATAACATATTTGTCAGATAGACTAGGCTCGCTGCAATAATAAATCCTCCAGTTTTAGGAGCTTAACACATGAAAATTTATCTCTCACCAGATGAACCCTGTGTGGATTTAGAAGATCTACAGGGCAGTTATCATTGTTAGCAAGCACAGTCCACGTCTGTTCCAAAGTACACTTTCCCATTCCATTAGCAGCACAATCCTCCCAGGTCAGTGGTGACCTGTGCAGTTCATCTACAGCCAATACCCACCAACCCTGGTTCATGCTAAAATCCTATCCTTCGTCCTTCATCCTCAAAATCCCCATTTGGGCTAAGaaactatatataattttcatcCTCACATAGAGGATAAAAATAGTGCCTCTGTTAATTTCTATAGAAGGGGAAGTCATGCTGTTCCTCAACTATATCTTGGTCCTAACGGTCCACACTGCTGTATGGGACcttgcctgagctccacctccacAGCCTTTCTCTCAGCAGAGAAGCCTTCCTCTCAGTGCTACTCTGGGTTGTAGAAGGCTCTAGAGGAGAAGCACGTGGTCATCCTAAGGTAGTGCCTTTACTCTTGCCTAAGGGAGCCACCCTTCCTCCCCCATGAGAGAATGCCAGACTCTACTCCCACTCAGGATGAGGCACTGGAGAGATTTAGCACCTGCCTGAATTCAGACTACCAGATGGTGAGCATCTGTCTGTATGTGCAATACCACTGCTCTCTCTTACCTAGGAATGTACCAGGTCATCCAGGGTATCATCTCTCCTGTCAATGACAAATATGGGAAGAAAGACCTCGCAGCTTCTCGTCACCGAGTGGCCATGGCCCAGCTGGCCCTGCAGACGTCCGACTGGATCCGAGTGGACCCTTGGGAGAGTGAGCAGGCACAGTGGATGGAGACAGTGAAGGTGCTGAGGTAATGGTAGTCACTCTCCTGTTTGATGAGCAGGGCCCACGGGAGACGTCTACAGAGCCTGCAGGGTAAAAGGTAGGGCAGAT
This is a stretch of genomic DNA from Saimiri boliviensis isolate mSaiBol1 chromosome 9, mSaiBol1.pri, whole genome shotgun sequence. It encodes these proteins:
- the NMNAT3 gene encoding nicotinamide/nicotinic acid mononucleotide adenylyltransferase 3 isoform X4; translated protein: MKSPIPVVLLACGSFNPITNMHLRLFEVARDHLHQTGMYQVIQGIISPVNDKYGKKDLAASRHRVAMAQLALQTSDWIRVDPWESEQAQWMETVKVLSCA
- the NMNAT3 gene encoding nicotinamide/nicotinic acid mononucleotide adenylyltransferase 3 isoform X5, yielding MKSPIPVVLLACGSFNPITNMHLRLFEVARDHLHQTGMYQVIQGIISPVNDKYGKKDLAASRHRVAMAQLALQTSDWIRVDPWESEQAQWMETVKVLR